CCGCGGTCTCCCGGATCATCGGGCCGCTTCGGTCCAGGGCGACGACGTCGTAGCCCCGTTCGACCAGGGCGACGGTCGTTCGACCGGCGCCGCAGCCGAGGTCGAGCACCGGCGCGTCGGGGTCGAAGAACCCCCGTTCGAGCGCCCGCCGTTCCTGTTCGAACAGGCCGCCAGCCCGGAGCGTCACGTACCTCCGCACTGCGTCCTCGCGCCGGTAATCGGCGGTGTCTCCGACGCCCGTCCCCCGTTCGTCCGCGCGCGTTCGACTCGATACCATCGGCCCTGGCGTGGGTATCGACGTCGCAACGGCGCCACGTCCGTTCGTGCGGCCGCGGCGGGGACGCGTCGACGCGACGAACCTCCCAGTGCGGCCAGTCATGTCCCACAGCCCCCCCGGGACCGGGCTCCGGACTCGCGGAGGCGCCGCACGGAGACGTCGGTCGTCTCGATGTTGGAGTTCGTGAAGCGGTACGGCCTGTCGGTGACCGCGAAGTGGGCGTCGCGGATGGCGCCGTTCACCCGGGTCGCGCTGACGCCCGTGCGGTTCCGGCCGGTCTGGTGGACGCAGAGCCCCTCGAACACGCAGTCGTCGCGCTCATTCGCCTGGATCGCGGCGCCGGTCGCGGCCGACCCGGTGACCGTCACGTTCTCGACGCGGAAGGAGCCCCCGCGGCCGAAGAGGCCCCTGGACTCCTGCGCGTGCTTGATGCGGATGGCGTTGACGCCGTCGGCGTCGACGTGGACGTGGCTGTCGCGCATCGTCGCCGACGTCAGTTCCGTGGAGAACGTCACTCCCCCGTCGCTCTCGGTCACCGCGAGCATCTCGACGAGACAGTCCTCGACGAGGACGTCGTCGCCGCCGCGGAGGCGGATGCCGCGCATGTTCTCGAACCTCTGACGGGGCTCGTCGCACCTGACGTGGACGCCGCGGACGATGCTGCCGGCGTCGGCGTTCACGCGCACGCTCGCGACGTCGTTGTTGGCGTAGTAGCCGCCGAGCACACGGACGCGGCCCTCCGGGGGGTCGGCGTAGAGGCCGTTGTCCGAGAACCCCTCGACGTGACAGTCGGCGAACGTGAGATCCCCGCGCGTGTCGTCGCCCACCTCACAGCCGGTGATGCCCGGCCGCATCGCCACCGCGCCGTCGGGCAGACGGAGCCGTTCGATCCGCCCGACGCCGTCGGGACTCGCGACGTCCACGCGGACGGTGTCCGTGTCGACGTCCTGTCGCCCGCTGACCGAGACGTCCCGCAGGAGGAGGTCGTCGTCGACGCGGGCGACGATCGGCCGGCCGCCCGTCCGGTCCGCGCGGAAGTCGAACCGGAGCCCCTCGACGAGCAGGCGGGAGGCGGTGCCGGGCGCCCCGAGTTCGATCACCTCGTCGTCGAACCCCTCCTCCGGGACGACGGTCGCCCCGTCGGAGACGAGGCCGAACGAGTCGAACTCGGTGAACTCCCAGGTCTCCTCGAGCCGGTACCGGCCCGGCGGGAGATACAGGAGCCGGCCGTCGGCGGCGACCTCCTCCAGGGTCCCCTCGATGGGCTCCGTGCCGAACGGGTCGACCCCGTGCTCCTCGAGGTCGACCACCTCGTCGATCCCCCACGCGTCGGCGACGTCGTCCAGGTTCGGTCGGTCGGCGGGCGGCGGCTCCCCCCACGGCTCCGGCTCCGACTCCGGCTCCCTGCCGCCGCAGCCGGCGAGCCCGACCGACGCTCCCGCGGCGGCCGCTAGCAGCGCTCGCCTCTTCATGGTCGGTCAGGGGACCGTCGGCGGATTGTTATACGTCCCGTGTTCGCGGTACGGTCACCCTGTCGTCCGGAGAGGGCGTCCACTTTCCCCTAGCGCGCGTCCAGTTCCGCGTACGAGAGCGCCCATCCGTTCGGGTCCCTGAGCGAGACGCCGCCGGCGCTCCACGGCGTCTCGTCCGGGCCGCCGAGGTCGTAGGCGACGAGGCCGGTCGGGCTCGCGACCGCCGAGAGCGGCGGGGCCGTGTCGGGGAGGAACCCCCGCTCCCGGAGCAGCGACGGCGGGATCGTGTCGCCGCTGTGGGCGACGATGTCGGCGTCCGACAGTTCGGGGAGCACCCCCGACAGCAGCGCGCGCAGCCCCGCCCGTCGATCCCGGCCGCCCGCGAGCGGGTAGACGTCGACGAGGTTGGCGGTGGTGACGCCCCCCTCAGTCGCCGTCCCCGTGACGAGCGCGGCGGCCGTCTCGCCCGCGACCTCCGCCGAGTAGACGGTGTAGTCCCACATCGGGTTCCGGTAGCGCCACTCG
The DNA window shown above is from Halorarum salinum and carries:
- a CDS encoding right-handed parallel beta-helix repeat-containing protein, yielding MKRRALLAAAAGASVGLAGCGGREPESEPEPWGEPPPADRPNLDDVADAWGIDEVVDLEEHGVDPFGTEPIEGTLEEVAADGRLLYLPPGRYRLEETWEFTEFDSFGLVSDGATVVPEEGFDDEVIELGAPGTASRLLVEGLRFDFRADRTGGRPIVARVDDDLLLRDVSVSGRQDVDTDTVRVDVASPDGVGRIERLRLPDGAVAMRPGITGCEVGDDTRGDLTFADCHVEGFSDNGLYADPPEGRVRVLGGYYANNDVASVRVNADAGSIVRGVHVRCDEPRQRFENMRGIRLRGGDDVLVEDCLVEMLAVTESDGGVTFSTELTSATMRDSHVHVDADGVNAIRIKHAQESRGLFGRGGSFRVENVTVTGSAATGAAIQANERDDCVFEGLCVHQTGRNRTGVSATRVNGAIRDAHFAVTDRPYRFTNSNIETTDVSVRRLRESGARSRGGCGT